Proteins co-encoded in one Saprospira grandis genomic window:
- a CDS encoding RluA family pseudouridine synthase has protein sequence MAKKANYQLIAETKDFIIVNKAAGLLSIPDRFRPDEVPNLYHMLKADFGEIYIVHRLDKDTSGIICFARTAEAHKNLSLQFEERKTKKTYWALVLGQPYPEEGRIDAPIAKHPTIAGRMAVARKGKPSITDYSTLETFKQHSLLACDILTGRTHQIRLHLKHLGHSLVVDPSYGGQDQFFLSEIKGRKYRSAKYAEERPLLKRVPLHAYQLQIADPSSGESLSFQAEPPKDMRATLSQLRKWAKA, from the coding sequence ATGGCAAAAAAAGCAAATTATCAGCTCATCGCAGAAACTAAGGATTTTATTATCGTGAATAAGGCCGCTGGCCTGCTCAGCATTCCGGACCGCTTTCGCCCCGATGAAGTCCCCAATCTCTATCATATGCTAAAAGCTGATTTTGGCGAAATCTATATCGTCCACCGCCTAGATAAAGATACTTCTGGCATTATCTGCTTTGCACGAACAGCCGAAGCACACAAAAACTTAAGCCTTCAGTTTGAAGAGCGGAAAACCAAAAAGACCTATTGGGCACTGGTCCTTGGCCAACCCTATCCAGAAGAGGGCCGCATCGATGCCCCTATTGCCAAACATCCTACTATTGCTGGCCGTATGGCCGTCGCCCGAAAAGGCAAACCCTCTATTACCGATTACTCGACCCTAGAGACCTTTAAACAACATAGCTTACTCGCTTGCGATATCTTGACCGGCCGCACACACCAAATTCGCTTGCATCTCAAACATTTGGGCCACTCTTTAGTGGTAGACCCTAGCTACGGAGGCCAAGATCAGTTTTTCCTCTCCGAAATTAAGGGCCGAAAATATCGATCGGCCAAATATGCCGAAGAACGCCCCCTGCTAAAAAGAGTGCCCCTGCATGCCTACCAATTGCAAATTGCAGATCCTAGCTCTGGCGAAAGCTTGAGCTTTCAGGCAGAACCCCCCAAAGATATGCGGGCTACCCTCAGCCAATTGAGAAAATGGGCCAAGGCCTAA
- a CDS encoding exo-beta-N-acetylmuramidase NamZ family protein, whose translation MRPVYFLFAAICLPIFLFWPPKEAPAQTEVFDNQIKTGAEQMHHYLPFLKGKRLGLLVNHSSTIKETHLVDSLLALGLNVKKIFAPEHGFRGTADRGEKILDAKDPKTGLPIVSLYGKNRKAKAAELADLDLVIFDIQDVGVRFYTYSSSMTYMMEACARAKIPFLVLDRPNPLGHYIDGPILEKEQRSFVGLHPVPIVHGLTLAEYARMINEEFWLSDSLQCDLQYVACLNYRHDKYYELPIKPSPNLPNMRSIYLYPGLCLFEGTQFSVGRGTQKQFQCYGYPAFPSRQYSFKPVPMPGAKSPVQNQQLCWGEDLSLISLDSLQAQKQIPLQYFLKAYEEAPANLKQKFFSQKAFFDKLVGNSWLRTAIQKGENEKQIRARWAKELEEYKVLRQKYLLYP comes from the coding sequence ATGCGCCCAGTTTACTTCCTTTTTGCCGCCATTTGTCTACCTATTTTCCTTTTTTGGCCACCCAAAGAAGCCCCTGCTCAAACAGAAGTCTTTGATAACCAAATTAAAACAGGGGCCGAGCAAATGCACCACTACCTCCCTTTCCTCAAAGGCAAGCGGCTAGGTTTGCTGGTCAATCATAGCTCGACCATTAAGGAAACGCATTTGGTAGATAGCTTGTTGGCCCTGGGCCTAAATGTAAAAAAGATTTTTGCCCCCGAGCATGGCTTTCGCGGAACGGCAGACCGAGGCGAAAAGATTTTGGATGCCAAAGACCCCAAAACGGGCTTGCCCATTGTTTCTCTTTATGGCAAAAACCGCAAGGCCAAGGCCGCAGAGTTGGCCGATTTGGACCTCGTTATTTTTGATATCCAAGATGTAGGGGTTCGCTTTTATACTTATAGTTCTAGCATGACGTATATGATGGAGGCCTGCGCCCGTGCCAAAATTCCCTTTTTGGTCCTCGATCGCCCCAACCCTTTGGGCCATTATATAGATGGACCTATTTTAGAAAAGGAGCAGCGCAGTTTTGTAGGCCTTCACCCCGTCCCGATTGTGCATGGCCTTACTTTGGCCGAATACGCCCGCATGATTAACGAGGAGTTTTGGTTGAGCGATAGCCTGCAATGCGATTTACAGTATGTGGCCTGCCTCAATTATCGACATGATAAGTACTATGAGCTCCCCATAAAGCCCTCTCCCAATTTGCCCAATATGCGCAGCATTTACCTCTATCCGGGGCTCTGCCTTTTTGAGGGCACCCAATTTTCGGTTGGTCGAGGCACCCAAAAACAGTTTCAGTGCTATGGCTATCCGGCATTTCCCAGCCGCCAATATTCCTTCAAGCCTGTGCCCATGCCTGGGGCCAAGTCTCCGGTCCAAAATCAACAGCTTTGCTGGGGCGAGGACCTCTCTCTGATTTCCCTCGATAGCCTGCAGGCCCAAAAACAAATCCCCCTGCAGTATTTTTTAAAGGCTTATGAGGAGGCCCCCGCCAACTTGAAGCAAAAATTCTTTTCTCAAAAGGCTTTTTTCGATAAATTAGTGGGCAATAGCTGGCTCCGAACCGCCATCCAAAAGGGCGAAAATGAGAAGCAAATCCGAGCCCGCTGGGCCAAAGAATTAGAAGAGTATAAGGTCTTGCGCCAAAAGTATTTACTTTATCCTTAA
- a CDS encoding DUF4442 domain-containing protein yields MQAPILGQYAPEFMKLFLSPLKQKLFLLSKLPAAWFMGVKMKTLTPERSIVHLPFSWYSKNPFKSTYFAAQAAAAELSTGILANMLLYKGPKMSMLVTGMRAEYFKKVNKTARFVCEQGQDIKACMQKAIDTGEGQRIEIISEGYMTGPDGQDILVSRFYFEWSFKAK; encoded by the coding sequence ATGCAAGCTCCTATTTTAGGGCAATATGCCCCCGAGTTTATGAAATTGTTTTTATCGCCCCTCAAGCAAAAGTTATTTTTGCTCAGCAAGCTGCCCGCAGCTTGGTTTATGGGGGTCAAAATGAAAACCCTAACGCCTGAGCGCTCTATTGTTCATTTGCCCTTTAGTTGGTACTCCAAAAATCCGTTTAAATCCACTTATTTTGCGGCCCAAGCTGCAGCGGCCGAACTCTCTACAGGAATTTTGGCCAATATGCTCCTCTACAAAGGGCCAAAAATGTCTATGTTGGTTACCGGTATGCGAGCCGAATACTTTAAAAAGGTCAATAAAACAGCTCGCTTTGTCTGCGAACAAGGCCAAGATATTAAGGCCTGTATGCAAAAAGCAATAGATACTGGAGAGGGCCAGCGAATTGAGATCATTTCAGAAGGCTATATGACTGGCCCTGACGGACAAGATATTTTGGTCTCTCGCTTCTATTTTGAATGGAGTTTTAAAGCGAAATAA
- a CDS encoding MbnP family protein, with amino-acid sequence MKYLFWALGLLLLASSCDLTEGCTDPIAENYAPEADTDCCCEYFSLRLNRSGIWADTSSFSWSNKYTDMQGDSFQLEQFRFFLSSFALRDNNGQWWQVQDSLLYPLANGSSRYLASDIAIWRNNSFLYDLGRFDQAREFDRLRFLVGAPADWADLAPNEIESSLALSSSFTASLYENSAYQSAEMQAVVGNDSSQYVLSDTLWVELPLALSGSFDEDLNLNIALDYSDLLRGIAFNRDDSSQIVQRIRQNMSAAFQIP; translated from the coding sequence ATGAAGTATTTATTTTGGGCCTTGGGGCTCTTGCTTTTGGCTAGCTCCTGCGATTTGACCGAAGGCTGCACCGACCCCATTGCCGAGAACTATGCCCCCGAGGCCGATACGGACTGTTGTTGCGAGTATTTTAGTTTGCGCCTCAATCGCTCGGGCATTTGGGCCGATACCAGCAGTTTTAGTTGGTCTAACAAGTATACCGATATGCAGGGCGATAGCTTTCAGCTAGAGCAGTTCCGCTTTTTTCTGTCTTCCTTTGCCCTCCGCGATAACAATGGCCAATGGTGGCAGGTACAAGATAGCCTCCTCTACCCTTTGGCCAATGGCAGCAGCCGTTATTTAGCTAGCGATATTGCCATTTGGCGAAACAATAGCTTTTTATATGATTTGGGCCGTTTTGACCAAGCCAGAGAATTTGATCGCCTCCGCTTTTTGGTGGGCGCCCCTGCCGACTGGGCCGATTTGGCCCCAAATGAGATAGAAAGCAGTTTGGCTCTCAGCAGTAGTTTTACCGCTAGTTTATATGAAAACTCTGCCTATCAATCGGCCGAAATGCAGGCGGTAGTGGGCAACGATAGCAGCCAATATGTCCTGAGCGACACCCTTTGGGTAGAACTCCCCTTGGCCCTTTCGGGCTCTTTTGATGAAGATCTCAACTTAAATATAGCCCTAGATTATTCGGATCTATTGCGAGGCATAGCCTTTAACAGAGATGATTCTAGCCAGATCGTCCAACGCATTCGCCAAAATATGAGCGCTGCTTTTCAGATTCCCTAA
- a CDS encoding DUF72 domain-containing protein — protein sequence MKFGKLTDITRVDFSLPNLAERSTALLAKEQPEQPAVYIGCTGWAMKEWVGRYYPPKTTPKDYLKAYAAQFNGIELNSTHYQLPKVELLERWREETPQSFRFSPKLGQNISHAADLGINLGLGPSFAERMQELGPRLGWGFMQLPPHFGPAKLPLLEQFLKQYPQSLFPICIEARQADIFADAAARKDYFDLLQHYKVGTCITDVAGRRDVLHLELTAPVLMLRFVGNGLLPSDYQRVDAWIEKIMSLQTQGLKEFYLFLHEPDNLLAPDICQYMAEQLAKKTDWSIKIPTPYQDPQLQLF from the coding sequence ATGAAATTTGGTAAACTGACAGATATCACTAGAGTAGATTTTTCGCTGCCCAATTTGGCCGAGCGAAGCACTGCTCTTTTGGCCAAAGAACAGCCAGAGCAGCCAGCGGTCTATATTGGCTGTACGGGCTGGGCCATGAAGGAGTGGGTTGGGCGCTATTATCCACCCAAAACAACGCCCAAAGATTATTTAAAAGCTTATGCCGCCCAATTTAATGGCATAGAACTCAATTCTACCCATTACCAATTGCCCAAAGTAGAATTATTGGAACGTTGGCGAGAGGAAACGCCCCAAAGCTTTCGGTTTTCGCCCAAACTGGGCCAAAATATTAGCCATGCCGCCGACCTAGGCATCAATCTGGGCCTAGGCCCAAGCTTTGCCGAACGAATGCAGGAACTCGGCCCCCGATTGGGTTGGGGCTTTATGCAGTTGCCTCCGCATTTTGGTCCCGCTAAGCTGCCTTTACTCGAGCAGTTCCTCAAACAATATCCCCAAAGCCTTTTTCCCATCTGTATAGAAGCCCGCCAAGCCGATATCTTTGCAGATGCTGCTGCCCGCAAAGACTATTTTGACCTTTTGCAGCATTATAAAGTAGGAACTTGCATTACTGATGTCGCTGGCCGAAGAGATGTTTTGCATCTCGAATTGACCGCCCCCGTTTTGATGCTCCGCTTTGTGGGCAATGGTTTGCTTCCTAGCGATTACCAAAGAGTAGATGCCTGGATAGAAAAAATAATGAGTCTGCAAACCCAAGGCTTGAAGGAGTTTTATCTCTTTTTGCATGAACCAGACAACCTCTTGGCCCCAGATATTTGTCAGTATATGGCGGAACAATTGGCCAAAAAAACAGATTGGTCCATCAAAATTCCTACACCTTATCAAGACCCTCAACTCCAACTATTTTAA
- a CDS encoding LysM peptidoglycan-binding domain-containing protein — translation MPYIILILALFVSHLTQAQNIKLYPEDSVFVDINGGRVYLLHQVKRKQTLYSMKNFYQIKLADLYYCNPGLSKRSLRVGEKLRIPISAKAILRTKPRPYIDSNYVKVYYQVKANETLWRVARKHFNVPVELLQNRNQLSSAVLYEGQRLQVGWFSLKGVSDSLSKHTGLEGALAEENRKWRKKYEMGLMRGKTEKMEEGRACWPKYEQLSQQTNGLYVLYDGAQAGDVILIENPMIERRIYAKVLGSVPDTPFARGSIVMLSPISAQALGILDAQAYVKIRKLVK, via the coding sequence ATGCCCTATATCATCCTTATTTTAGCTCTTTTCGTAAGTCATCTAACGCAAGCTCAAAATATTAAACTCTACCCAGAAGATAGCGTCTTTGTCGATATCAACGGCGGAAGAGTGTATTTGCTGCATCAGGTAAAGCGCAAACAAACGCTTTACTCCATGAAAAACTTTTACCAAATCAAGCTAGCCGACCTTTATTATTGTAATCCAGGCCTCTCTAAACGTAGCCTCAGAGTTGGCGAAAAACTGCGTATTCCCATCAGCGCAAAGGCCATCTTAAGAACTAAACCTCGGCCCTATATTGATAGCAATTATGTCAAGGTGTATTATCAGGTCAAAGCAAATGAAACCCTCTGGCGAGTCGCTCGAAAACATTTTAATGTACCTGTAGAACTACTCCAAAACCGCAATCAACTTAGCTCTGCCGTGCTCTATGAAGGCCAACGCCTACAAGTAGGTTGGTTCTCTTTAAAGGGAGTTAGTGACAGCCTAAGTAAACACACTGGACTGGAGGGCGCCCTGGCCGAAGAAAACCGAAAGTGGCGAAAAAAGTATGAAATGGGCCTGATGAGAGGCAAAACCGAAAAAATGGAGGAGGGTAGAGCCTGCTGGCCCAAATATGAACAACTTAGTCAGCAAACAAATGGCCTATACGTATTATATGATGGCGCCCAAGCAGGAGACGTCATTTTGATCGAAAACCCTATGATTGAACGCCGAATATATGCCAAAGTTCTAGGATCTGTGCCCGATACCCCCTTTGCAAGAGGCTCTATCGTTATGCTTTCTCCTATCAGCGCGCAAGCATTGGGAATCCTTGACGCTCAAGCATATGTGAAAATTAGAAAGCTTGTTAAATAA